A single genomic interval of Lacrimispora sphenoides JCM 1415 harbors:
- the asnB gene encoding asparagine synthase (glutamine-hydrolyzing) has translation MCGIAGFYNPDHDYQKDKAYYENILEQMSETQKHRGPDDSGIWLFPQGGMSHARLSVIDLTTGRQPITKTEAGKTFGIVYNGEIYNTKELRRNLEERGHSFSTTSDTEVILTGYMEYGPDFVKQLNGIFAFAIMDPFRERLCLCRDRSGIKPLYYTIRDGEIIFASELKGIFAYPGVRPVLDRKGLNEVFSLGPAHTSGCGVFKGINEILPGHMLLCSKDGFHLKCYWKLVSRPHEDSYEETIEKTSFLVQDSIRRQMVSDVPICTFLSGGVDSSLVSAVCAAELKKQGKQLTTFSFDFVNNDKFFKASTFQPSQDRPFVDQMVKFLDSDHHYLECDNGTQADRLYDSVLAHDLPAMGDIDSSLLHFCSMVKQFNKVALTGECADEIFGGYPWFHKEECFKAQTFPWTMDLGTRKAILKDEFLDYLKMDEYVMEAYEKSVAETPVLSEDNPKETRRREISYLNLRWFMQTLLNRMDRGSMYSGLEARVPFADHRIIEYVWNVPWGMKTRDGVVKSLLRQSGRGLLPDEILFRRKSPYPKTYDTNYEALLARRVEEMIAGGSAPVMEFLDEKKLEKLLASPSDYGKPWYGQLMAGPQMLAYILQINYWLEKYHISVE, from the coding sequence ATGTGCGGAATTGCTGGTTTTTACAATCCAGACCACGATTACCAGAAAGATAAAGCTTATTATGAGAACATCCTGGAACAGATGTCAGAAACCCAAAAACACCGGGGACCTGACGATTCAGGGATCTGGCTCTTTCCTCAGGGAGGTATGTCTCATGCCCGTTTATCTGTTATCGACTTAACAACCGGCCGCCAGCCCATAACAAAAACAGAGGCGGGTAAAACATTTGGAATTGTGTACAATGGAGAAATTTACAATACAAAGGAGCTTCGCCGGAACTTAGAGGAGCGGGGCCATTCCTTTTCCACCACCTCTGATACAGAAGTGATTTTAACCGGATATATGGAATACGGGCCTGATTTTGTGAAACAGTTAAACGGTATTTTTGCCTTTGCCATCATGGACCCATTCCGGGAACGCTTATGCCTTTGCCGGGACCGTTCCGGCATAAAGCCTCTCTATTACACCATACGGGATGGAGAAATTATCTTTGCTTCGGAACTCAAAGGAATCTTTGCATATCCGGGCGTACGTCCTGTTTTAGACCGGAAAGGCTTAAATGAGGTTTTCTCCCTGGGACCGGCTCATACCTCCGGCTGCGGAGTTTTTAAAGGAATCAATGAAATCCTTCCGGGCCACATGCTTCTCTGTTCTAAGGACGGCTTCCACTTAAAATGCTATTGGAAGCTGGTTAGCAGGCCCCACGAGGACAGCTATGAGGAAACCATTGAAAAAACCTCCTTCCTGGTTCAGGATTCCATCCGCCGGCAGATGGTTTCCGATGTTCCTATCTGCACCTTTTTATCAGGAGGGGTGGATTCCAGCCTGGTTTCGGCAGTCTGTGCTGCAGAACTGAAAAAACAGGGCAAACAGCTTACTACCTTTTCCTTTGATTTCGTCAACAATGATAAATTCTTTAAAGCCAGCACCTTCCAGCCCTCGCAGGACCGCCCCTTTGTGGACCAGATGGTTAAATTTCTAGATTCAGACCATCATTATCTGGAATGTGACAATGGCACCCAGGCAGACCGGCTTTATGATTCTGTCCTTGCTCATGACCTTCCGGCCATGGGAGACATTGACTCCTCCCTTCTCCACTTCTGCTCCATGGTCAAACAGTTTAATAAGGTGGCTTTGACTGGGGAGTGTGCAGATGAAATATTCGGAGGATACCCCTGGTTTCATAAGGAAGAATGCTTTAAAGCCCAGACTTTTCCCTGGACCATGGACTTAGGAACGCGCAAAGCCATCTTAAAGGATGAATTTCTGGATTATCTTAAAATGGATGAGTATGTTATGGAAGCTTACGAAAAGTCTGTGGCGGAAACTCCCGTACTTTCCGAAGATAATCCAAAAGAAACAAGAAGAAGAGAGATTTCTTATCTGAACCTCCGCTGGTTTATGCAGACCTTATTAAACCGGATGGACCGTGGCAGCATGTATTCCGGCCTCGAAGCCAGGGTACCATTTGCAGACCACCGGATCATCGAGTACGTGTGGAATGTCCCCTGGGGTATGAAAACAAGGGATGGGGTGGTAAAAAGTCTCCTTCGCCAGTCCGGAAGGGGGCTTCTGCCTGATGAGATCCTGTTCCGCAGGAAATCTCCGTATCCCAAAACCTATGATACCAATTACGAGGCGCTTTTAGCCAGACGGGTAGAGGAAATGATAGCTGGCGGTTCCGCTCCGGTTATGGAATTTTTAGACGAAAAGAAACTGGAAAAACTCCTGGCCAGTCCTTCCGATTACGGAAAACCCTGGTACGGACAGCTCATGGCTGGTCCCCAGATGCTCGCCTATATCCTTCAGATCAACTACTGGCTGGAAAAATATCATATCTCTGTGGAATAA
- a CDS encoding FAD-dependent oxidoreductase, with the protein MKMVKCLVCGAVFEEENEVCPVCGVGPENFVPYEEEERNYHKNTEELYLILGNGAAGVSAAEAIRERNSTCSIVMVTKEDCLPYSRPMLTKSVMGKDEREELLLHDPAWYEEKRILNLTGKQAEKIDTREKEVTFDDGIRLKYDKCIYALGSECFIPPIPGSEKNEVVAIRRLSDIEKLNSLLSESKRAVVIGGGVLGLEAAWELKRTGLFVTILEHGDQLMKRQLDEEAGEFLRSIILEKGIDVKFQAVTREIEGEEKVTGVRLEDGTVLPADLVVISAGVRANVSLAEDAGAKSGRAVIVNEHMETTVPGIYACGDCAEYEGINYAIWPQAVEMGKAAGANAAGERISYKTVTAALTFNGMDTSLFAVGDPGKDPGRTYEVRREEDGEKKLYKVYYSVEGKLTGAILIGDTSDMGRILEEIE; encoded by the coding sequence ATGAAAATGGTTAAATGCCTGGTATGCGGTGCCGTATTTGAGGAGGAAAATGAGGTTTGTCCGGTATGCGGTGTAGGACCGGAAAATTTTGTCCCTTATGAGGAGGAAGAAAGGAATTACCATAAAAACACGGAGGAGTTATACCTTATACTTGGTAATGGTGCGGCTGGTGTCAGTGCGGCTGAGGCGATTCGTGAAAGAAATTCCACCTGTTCCATTGTCATGGTAACAAAAGAGGACTGCCTGCCTTATTCAAGGCCCATGCTGACGAAATCCGTGATGGGAAAGGATGAAAGAGAAGAATTACTTCTTCATGATCCTGCATGGTACGAAGAGAAACGAATCTTAAACCTTACGGGAAAACAGGCGGAGAAGATCGATACCAGGGAAAAAGAAGTCACCTTTGATGACGGAATCCGGCTTAAATACGACAAATGCATCTATGCATTGGGATCGGAATGCTTCATTCCTCCGATACCTGGAAGTGAAAAAAATGAAGTGGTTGCCATACGCCGGCTTTCTGATATAGAGAAGCTTAATTCCCTCCTTTCCGAGTCAAAGCGGGCCGTGGTCATTGGCGGCGGCGTGCTGGGGCTGGAGGCAGCCTGGGAATTAAAAAGGACTGGCCTTTTTGTGACGATATTGGAGCATGGCGACCAGCTTATGAAGCGCCAGCTTGATGAGGAAGCCGGTGAGTTTTTAAGATCCATTATATTGGAAAAGGGGATCGATGTGAAATTCCAGGCAGTTACCCGGGAGATAGAAGGGGAAGAGAAGGTGACCGGTGTCCGCCTTGAGGATGGTACAGTTCTGCCTGCAGATCTGGTGGTCATATCCGCAGGAGTCCGGGCCAATGTATCTCTGGCAGAAGATGCAGGTGCTAAATCCGGGCGGGCAGTAATTGTTAATGAGCACATGGAAACCACGGTACCCGGCATATATGCGTGCGGGGATTGTGCGGAATATGAAGGAATCAATTATGCCATCTGGCCTCAGGCCGTGGAGATGGGTAAGGCAGCAGGGGCCAATGCCGCCGGAGAAAGGATTTCCTATAAAACCGTGACAGCAGCTCTCACATTTAATGGCATGGATACTTCCTTATTTGCGGTGGGCGACCCGGGTAAGGACCCTGGAAGAACCTATGAGGTGCGCCGGGAAGAGGACGGAGAGAAAAAGCTTTACAAGGTGTATTACTCTGTAGAAGGTAAGCTGACGGGCGCCATACTCATTGGCGATACGTCAGATATGGGAAGAATCCTGGAAGAGATTGAATAA